The window tcacctcctcctgcatacccaccccctgccccagcccggagcctgcaccccagacccctcccccacccaaacaccatcccagagcctgcacccaaatccccagctctgcaccccagacctcctccccccacccaaactccctcccagagccttaggcaggtggggggcagagttgggggggggccagagtgggttctgggcaccaccaaaatttctacaaacctgccacccacaGTCCTCAATAAAGCAGGAGTGTCAGAGGGGAGACCACCCGCCCCCGCATGGCACAGAGGGACTCTTTGGGCACCCCACAAGCCACACAAAGGCTCTCACAGCCCAGCCAGCGGCTGGTTTATTAATCCAAACCGGTCAACGTAACCCTCCAGCTCCCCAGGCAATCTCCCGCCACCACCGAGTTCATGGCCCCATCTGCCCCATCCAGGGGCCCCTCACCCTGCCATGGCTACACCCAAGTGTTCCTACCTGGAGTCCTTCCCCCCACAGAGGTGCCAGAGCTGGGGCCACTAGACAACTTGGGGCTCTCAAgagctgcccccagccctctcccttaTCTACCCCAGGGGCCTGATTGGGTCACATGACCCACCTAGCACATGACCTTCATTTTCCCCACCTGGGGAGGTGGGTTAACTGTGCCGCAGGGGGCCTGAGCCCTCTCTCCCCTTAAAGCGCCCAAGGAGCCTGTACCGGTGCTGCCTAGCCTGCATGATCTCCCCACTGACCACGTCTTTGTAGGCTGGAGTCAAGAAAGTCACTCGGCTAGGGACTGAGTCTGCCCCTGGCTCTGACAGGGCGCGTTTCCTCTGGGGGCCCCCCAAGTGCCTTACGATGGAGCTACGGATCGTTGCCTCCgtttggggaaaccgaggcacagagcgaggCAGCAACTGACCCCAGATCACAGAGcggcccagagccaggaatagaactcaggagtcccgactcccagccctgtgctctagtctagccactagaccacactgcctcccctgcCATCAGGTTCGCTCCCCTGCTCACCGGCAAGTCCTGAGCGGCCGCCAGTGTGAGCTGCTCAGCGGCTCGTGATTCGCCCGCCCagtcccctcacccctcctgcagcacccgagcagggagcagagccagCCAGAGGCCCATCCCCGTCCCTGCAGGCCGCTGCCTGTCACAGGGCTCCCGGCGCTTGTCTCCCCCAGCAGATGAGTCAAAGCACCTGCAATGCCTCTCCCCCGCAAGCCCAGCGCTGACACACCTGCCCAGGGGGAAACCCAGCAGAAAGCACATCTCTTCTGTAAGGAGCTCCCTGTTGCAAGCCATGCTGCAAGCAGCCTAGTGACTCAGTGCCCAGGCCCGAGAGCGATTCTCCCACCCCCGCTTCCTCATCTCCCTTCCTGCATCAGACAATCAGGTACATTCCGGCTGCCGAGAGCGTCTGCTTGGGGCACACTTGCCTTCCCTCCTGGAAGCTGCGGCCTGGGAAACGGCCTTTGGCTGCCCTtgccgagccaagccgggcctgcgcgtgtgtgtggggggtgagcaCCCGCAGGACCTGGCGATGGCAAGGGGTGGTCCcgccttgtctctccaatatcctgggaccaatacagccaCGCTGCACGGGGCTCCCACAGCATCAGTATCGCCGGGGTCGGTATCATCCGTGCAAAGGGAGTATCACCCAGCCAGCGTGGGCGTGTCTTGCACTTGGGCCATAGTGAATCAGGTCCGTCGTGTTTCAACCGAGAGCAGGGCAAGTGACCTCAGACGCAGGCCCCAGGGGGTGGAAAGGAAAGCACACGTCTCTATGCCGGGCGCTCCTCTACACACACCAAGCCCCCCGGACTGCTCTGAAGAGGTTCCCCGCCCCAAGacccagcagggagcaggaggcagggaaACCAAGCAAGAGGGAGGGGGCTCGAAACAACCTTCCCATGGCTTAAAATCTGTTGGGGGGCAACCCCTGCATTTCCCCCTTTGCAGCTCCTCTCCCAGGGGGGTCGTAGCAGTTCAGACACCAACGCCCCCCCGTGCGACTGTGCATGTGACGTTATGGGCTGGCAAAGGCATTGAACCGATCACAGCAGAGACACCAGCTCAGTGAGCCGCCGTGGGCTTCGCGGCTGCTaacttggggtgtgggggggcatcTCCCAGCCAGGACTGTAGATGCCCAAGGGGGGGAATCGGCTTTCATAGATCGGCGCCCTCCTGGGTAGCCACAGCAGAGTGGGCCCGGAGCCACCAAACCCAGTCCCGCCCGAGCCCCTCCAGCAGGTGAGCAGCAtgcgtggggcagggagggggctgtgaaGTTTGCCCAGCCGCTGCGCCTGCCCCGTGGACAGAGAGCAGCTGTTCGTTTCTAGGCCAATCCGCCCCAGACCATGGAGCAGCCTCTGTATGTAGACTGCTCCTAaaggtgggggcaggagtccgctccctcacccccaccatcCACGGGGTCCCAGCGCCAGGGCAGAACGGTTAACGCCTCTGCTCTCTGTGAGGAAAGAGCTAGGGCATCTGGTGCGTCTCCAGCCCCGTCCCCCTGGGCAGAATCCTGGCAGAGCGTCGCCCATGTCTCGGGCCCCCCAGGCAGCCCCGGCCCCGGGATCGGGGCGCAAGGGAGCATGTGGTTGGAGAAGGGGGAATGCCAGGGCAGAGCCATGCCCGCTGCTTCTGTGGCACTCAGCTTAGCCCTGGGGGCAACTGCAGGAGAGTGGCACCATCTAGTGCTCAGAGCCTCTagtgcacagggctgggggccaACTAGTAACTGCCCCCTGGTCAACATTTCTTGACAGAAACTTTTGCACTGGGGattggggggggaagaagggggggctTTCCATTGTAATCCCTCCCTCACCTCTGTCCCCTCAGGAAAAtatcatctggcactttttcaatgggaaacaaaagtttggtttggttttgtattgAAATGCATGTTTTGCTGTTCTAAACCGGGGAAATTTCAAAGTTgcctgtgtgtcccccccccccaacatacatccccacccacccacaagcCTTTATTACTATGAATGCAACAGAATGAATGGCACGGGGgggtattttttgctgttttctccccccccacccctactAAGTTTTCCTATTTTCTTCTTTGGAAATTTTCAAAACTTTGCAGCCttgtggcaaaaaaaaatccagaaaagcaaaaaggaaaacacacccacacccacacactcctgccccccccaccctctgggtGCCCCCTGAACTTTTTAAATAACTGGCTCCATTTCAAATCCTGAATAAAAACCCAGCTTTAAATGTTTTCCTGACATTGTTTTCCCAACTCTTTAACATAGCCCCCTCGTGTGGACGCCACGGGCACCCAAGGGAATTTTTCTGCCGGTCTAGAAACACCCTCTGTCACcgtagctgcgtctacactggggctgGTTGGCACAGCTCCAGCAGTCGGGGGCAGCCATAGAAGTGTTGACCAAGCCTGTGCAATCCCATTCCCGACCCTCTCGCGTCCCCTGCGTCCTCACCTGTCCTACCTGCCCTGTCCTAGGCAGGGgctctcccctcccactctcaTCTGGCGCCCTTAGCCCTGGCGTTGCAGAGCTGAGCTCCAAGCAGCCCACGACGCGTGTGGCTCTCTGGAGCGTGGATTCTGGCCCAGACCCGTCTCGATGTCTCCCTCCCACCGGCGCGCACAGCAAAGCGGCTGCAGCCGAGACAGGAAAGCCGCTCTCCCTGCCATGCTCTGCGGTCAGGCCCTCCCACGCACTAGCTCGGCACGGCCGCGCTCACATCCCAGCTTGACAGGAAGCCCCTGggggctccctccctctccctctggcCATGCCAGGGACCCTCGCCGGCTGCAGGGAGACACGCTGGCCACGTCCAGCAGCGTCTGGTCCATGGCTCCCGGCAGGGGGGTGCTGCTGTGATGCTGGAGTTCAGGAGAGCCCCCTCCTCCAGGCTCCACTGGGGCCCCCGAAGAATTCAGCCCAGGCCTCACACTGGGGCTGCAAGAGCAGGCCCCATGCATCGCAGAGCCCATCACCTCCCTACCGAGCCTCAGGGCTTTGATTCGAATGCCCTGTGCCACACTTCAAATCCCATGGCAGGAGCAGGGCGAGGCTGCTCGGAGCCCGCGTGGCTGGATCCCAAGGGGTCCCGCGGGGTCTCTGGGGGACGTGCCCAGACCGTGGCTCTGGTAGAGAACGTGCCCTCCATGTGCCTCCGCTGCTCAGAGACTGGGGGTCACCAGGAGACCTCGGAGGGCTGGGACGGACTCAGTGGGGAGCCGCAGAACTGAGCCCTGATGTCAGAACAGCCTCAGCTCCCAGGGGCTGGCTCGGCAGCCGCTCTTTGTACCTGGAACGGGCCCAGCATGGGCCTGGAGGGACCCCCTTCAGAGGGGCCGGGGTGGCTGTTCAGGCCTGGGGATACTGCCAACACGGGGGCTAGTCAGGCAGAGCGGTCGTCCCGCACCCCAGCATGGTACCGTGGGGCCCGACTCCGCCCAGACAAACCTGGGCTCAGGGGGGACAGCTGCAGAACCAGCGCCTAAGCAGGTGCAGCAGAAACCCAGCTCGGATCtaggcccccccgccccccgtgctCAGCAGCTCTCCCCTCCAGCCCGCCtgggcccctccccatcccacgcACCCAGCTTCTGCGAGCAAATGACAGGAAGTTCACACAAAGCCAAGACACACAGAGGGCAGGAAGGAAGCGAGAagggggatttcccccccccccatctttaaTCTGTATCTTCTCCCAGCCGGATGGAGGCAGCGTAGCTCGATCCATGCCCAGCTCCCTGTCCCGGCCCCGGGAGAGGGAACCGAGCCCGCTGGCTCCTTGTCCCGCCGGCGAGGGCAGAGCTGCGCCCGCCGAGACGTCACCCCGCATGAGGTAACGTGCTGGGTCTCCCCGGCTGGGACGCAGGGCGGAGGGGGGCCTGGCAGGGGGCTCGCGAGCCCCTCGTGGAGCAGCTGGGGGGGCTCGGTTCCCTCCCCCGAGGTCATCCGGACCCAGAGGGAAATCGCAAAGGGTTGTGGCTAATAACAGAGGAGGAAGCCAGCCAAGGCTACTCAGCTGCGCACGGTTGTTTGTCTCTTAGGACCGTGGCCGGCCAGCCGCAGAGGCGAGCTGCGTCTGCCCAGCGTGCTAGCGAGAGGCGAACGGAGAAGGCCGCCAGCGAGCAGGGGATTTGGAAGGGCTGGAGGAAGGCTAGGTCTGGGGTCAAGGCATTGAACTGGGCTCCACCTCTGCCCCGACTCCCGGGGGGCTTTGGCTAGTCATCTGTCCTCGCTGGCCGAGAGCGTTGGCTGCTCAGCGTAAGATGTCTGAGATTTCCAGAGCTCTGCCAGGCCACTTTTTAAGCAGGTtggcctctgtgcctcagtttccccatctgtaaaactccCAGGTTTGTGGAGTGGGCTGAGGCCCTTTGGCTAGATGGTCTGATGGGGTCACTGGATTCAGCTCCTCCActtggcggggagggaggggaatgtaCCACTCTCTCTTCGTACTACgagactcctctctctctctctctctcacacacacacacacacacatccctctctCGTATACGGCACTGACATGACCACAGCCTGCAAACAACTAACATGTTCGTTGCACTCCTGCAACCCCTCCCCGGAGGGTTTTAAGAGCACGTTGGCCCCAACCCCTGAAAGGGCTGGTCTGGGGTCGCTTGGCCCTGTCTCAGCACAGGGCACTGGACCCACGGCCCCTTTCAGCCCCACATGCCTCTGAGTCTAAGTTCAAGAGTTGAAGTCGTGGGGCCCGATTCTTCGCTCCCCTGCCCGTTTACACCAGAGAGCAGCGCTGCCCTGCACGGCTGTGCCCGCGGAAGCCGGAGCGTAACCAaggacctgccccccccccccccccttcaactcCGGGTGCGTCTTACAAGGCAGCGGAGTGAGGCGAGAAATGAGATTAGCATCAGCTCGCTGGGAAGGGAGCGGTCGTTGGCCTTACAGCCGCTGGCGGGGTCATTTCCTCTCGCTCCCCTACTTCACCTCTCCAAATGGCAGGCTGGAGAAGGCCGGGGAGGGTTTGCTGCTGATGGGCACTGCCAGCGGCAGCGGGCGGTCAGGtggccagggagggagagaggggcaagTTTTTTCAAAGCACTTCAATTGCTTCTGAAAATGGGCCGTGAGCTCCGGGGAGACAGAGCCGCTTTGGAAAGTCTCCCCCGGAAAGCGGTCGACGAGCGCAGCCTGGGTTCGCGTGGCCAGGAGACCACAATACGCCCCGTGACGTTGGCACCAGCTGGCCCACGTATTGGCCAGTCAAGGTTGAGCGCCCTGTCCTCTTCGCCCGTGGGCTAGTCTACGATACAGTGTTAGGCCAGTGTAGCCACATCACGGAGGGCCGTGAAAAATGTCAAGTGAGCCGAGCCGACGTCAACTGCCCCGATGTCGACACTGCGGTCGACGGAGGAATTCTTCCTCGCTGCCTCCTCGGGCTGGGTAGATTTCAGTGTCTGCATTTTGAGGCCTTCGCCTCGCCAGGCCCGGGTGCAGGCGGTGTGGGGGGGAAGCCACCTGAATAACTCACCGGCTCCAGTCTGCAGGGTTCTCGGGCCAGCTGGAgaggctggggaggtgggggatgcCCCAGGCTGACCGCTCTGGCCTCTGCAGTGCCCACCCTCCTAGCGTCCTGCACCCAGCCAAGCAGCTGTGACTCCAACCCCACGCAGGGGAATGACGCAGACTGCAAACAAGAGGCGGCTTTCATGGTCGACTTTCTGATCGCAATCACATTGGAAAGGAAGGCCGGGGCGGGGGAGGTGCAGTCGATGCAGCGTCCGGGGCCTTTGCAGCGGCACGAAAATGACTTCCTAGCTCGCGTCGCTCTGGGTGAAGTggccgggaggggaggggacccaGCACCTGCTAGAGAGCAGGCAGGGGCActtgcaggagcagaggggaccTGAGTGGCGTCGCTGCCTGTCCTGGTTTTGCCAGGGGCGGTCCATTTTCGGAGGTGACTGTCCCGGGAAATCTGGGTGCTCCGGAGCCGCTGGGCTCAGATCCGCCCGGCTGTGCAAGCGTTTAGTCCCGGAGGTGCAACCCAGCGCATGGGGTGCAGGGAAAAGGGGCTCATTGAGCCGAGAATGCACCTCAAACCCGGCTAACCAGCCCCGGCCTGGTGTTACCACAGGCTGCCTCCCACCATGGCCCCCCTCGGAGAGGAGACGCCCCTGATCGGAAACAGGTCCTGCAGCCTGTCCTCCATGGAGTCGGGGACCCTCCAGGTCTACCTGTACCACCCGGCCAACACCCCGCGATCGGACCCCGACTTGGGCGGCGTCCTGACTTTCACGTATGGCGAGTACTTGGcagaggagctctgtgtggcGGCAGCCAAGGCCTGCGGTGAGAGGGGCGCCGGGgcctggggatgggatccggggtgggggaggggaggatgtggccccaccccaccccccgccgtgACGCAATGCCACACCTTTCCGAGCCGCCGCGATTCTGTTGCCATCTGGTGGCCACAGCCTGAAGCGCCGGTCGGCCGCGGGGACAGCAGCCAGACGCTCTCGCAGTGCTGTGCCAGCCCTGTGTGTGATGGGAGGAGCTCAACACCCGGCGCTTCACCATCCCCTTGCGCCAGCGTTCACGGGCAGAGCCTTGGGCAAGCCGCTCCCACCCCCATTGGTTCCATGGGGAGAACGAACCCCGCtttctccagcccttgagctAGATTGTGACCTGCCTGGGGCCGAGTGTCAGTGCCCTGCTACCCGATCTTGGCAGGCGGCCGCGAGGGGCAGGccgga is drawn from Trachemys scripta elegans isolate TJP31775 chromosome 22, CAS_Tse_1.0, whole genome shotgun sequence and contains these coding sequences:
- the JAK3 gene encoding tyrosine-protein kinase JAK3, whose translation is MPSSLSRPREREPSPLAPCPAGEGRAAPAETSPRMRLPPTMAPLGEETPLIGNRSCSLSSMESGTLQVYLYHPANTPRSDPDLGGVLTFTYGEYLAEELCVAAAKACGILPVCHSLFALATEDLKCWFPPNHLFTVDSSSCQVVVYRIRCLRTPCPSR